A region of Oceanispirochaeta sp. DNA encodes the following proteins:
- a CDS encoding TetR/AcrR family transcriptional regulator produces the protein MNIKERIEEAALLLFAEQGYKAVRMEDLAEYLGISKKTLYNHFDSKGNLLKEALRRRVGEMFLLLENLAEDKTIEFIPRLKSILETAGGALKFTEVFARDTSIPRDLVGSVFPRLRDHILTLVKNLVDEGISKGFIRTDIPTEILPYIHLGIIETFLTMETRFGVKASIRDMLLFLETIIFSGLLTEKGRQALGQGVQNEG, from the coding sequence ATGAATATAAAAGAAAGAATTGAAGAAGCCGCCCTCCTCTTATTTGCAGAGCAGGGGTATAAAGCGGTCCGGATGGAAGATCTGGCCGAGTACCTCGGGATCAGCAAAAAAACCCTCTACAATCACTTTGACAGCAAAGGGAACCTTCTCAAGGAAGCCTTAAGGAGACGAGTCGGTGAAATGTTCCTCCTTCTGGAAAACCTGGCCGAAGACAAGACCATTGAGTTCATCCCCCGATTGAAGAGCATCCTGGAAACCGCCGGCGGGGCTCTTAAATTCACCGAAGTGTTTGCCCGGGACACAAGCATTCCGAGAGACCTCGTCGGATCTGTATTTCCCAGGCTTCGTGATCACATCCTGACCCTGGTAAAAAACCTGGTGGATGAGGGGATCAGTAAGGGCTTTATTCGAACCGACATCCCTACAGAAATTCTGCCCTATATCCATCTGGGAATCATCGAAACCTTCCTCACCATGGAGACCCGCTTCGGAGTCAAGGCCAGCATCAGGGATATGCTGCTCTTCCTGGAAACCATCATTTTCTCGGGTTTATTAACAGAGAAGGGCCGTCAGGCCCTGGGACAAGGAGTTCAAAATGAAGGGTAA